The Calonectris borealis chromosome 13, bCalBor7.hap1.2, whole genome shotgun sequence genome contains a region encoding:
- the LOC142087485 gene encoding voltage-gated potassium channel KCNC1-like, translating into MEGSKEKIILNIGGVRYETYSSTLRTFPGTKLCSLTEPHAPSIYDYDPTTKEFFFDRSAEIFSYVLNYYRTKHFHCPIDTCRSILEEELAFWEINETQLASCCWLKLNNKEVQPEEFNIWDENEQTDDQCLIVQTERRDFSWRTRWQPKIWSIFEKPFSSFGAKCLAFVSLLFIIGIVIIFCEETKAQFEFFTSVGSSEVSHDDHEPYYHQAAYLLHLELFCVLWFTFEFSVRFCFCPDKKLFFQNPLNVADFLSLFPVYIELFVAGQIQRKPSLGLWLGFVRIVYLFKLLKISKLIETPLILRVLCYTLKSILREICILLMILAFETLFFGSLFFYGELLGSHPSYTGELHFTDILVCFWWALITLTTVGYGDILPLTTVGQVTAALAAIFGLLTIIIPIPIFLVKFKSYYDIAIFKQKLKRSKKH; encoded by the exons ATGGAAGGCTCCAAGGAAAAAATCATCCTGAATATTGGGGGAGTCAGATATGAGACATACAGCAGCACCCTCCGGACCTTCCCAGGGACCAAGCTCTGCAGCCTAACAGAGCCCCATGCCCCAAGCATCTACGACTATGATCCCACCACCAAAGAGTTCTTTTTTGATAGGAGCGCTGAGATCTTCAGCTACGTGTTGAACTATTATAGGACCAAACATTTCCACTGCCCCATTGATACCTGTAGGTCAATCTTAGAAGAAGAGCTGGCTTTCTGGGAAATAAATGAGACACAGCTAGCATCCTGCTGCTGGCTGAAGCTGAATAACAAAGAGGTGCAGCCAGAGGAGTTTAACATTTGGGATGAAAATGAACAGACTGATGACCAGTGCCTCATAGTCCAGACAGAAAGAAGGGATTTCAGCTGGCGAACCAGGTGGCAGCCAAAGATTTGGTCTATATTTGAAAAACCCTTTTCCTCTTTCGGTGCGAAG TGCTTGgcttttgtttctctgctgttcATCATTGGAATTGTCATCATATTCTGCGAAGAGACCAAGGCACAATTTGAGTTCTTCACCTCTGTTGGCTCTTCTGAGGTCTCGCACGATGACCATGAACCCTATTACCACCAGGCTGCCTACTTGCTTCATCTGGAGCTTTTCTGTGTCCTCTGGTTTACTTTTGAGTTCTCTGTGCGATTTTGTTTCTGCCCAGACAAGAAGTTGTTCTTCCAAAATCCCCTGAATGTGGCTgacttcctctccctcttcccagTTTATATTGAACTCTTTGTGGCGGGGCAGATTCAGAGAAAGCCAAGCCTGGGGCTTTGGTTGGGCTTTGTTCGCATTGTCTATCTCTTCAAACTCCTGAAGATATCCAAGCTGATAGAAACGCCACTGATCCTCAGGGTTCTGTGCTACACCCTCAAGTCTATCCTTAGAGAGATTTGCATCCTGCTGATGATTTTGGCCTTTGAGACCCTCTTCTTTGGCTCTCTCTTTTTCTATGGGGAGTTGCTGGGTAGCCATCCCTCCTACACAGGGGAGCTGCACTTCACTGACATTCTTGTTTGCTTCTGGTGGGCTTTGATCACACTCACTACAGTGGGCTACGGAGATATTCTCCCTCTCACTACAGTTGGCCAAGTGACGGCAGCCTTAGCTGCGATATTCGGCCTGTTAACTATTATCATCCCAATACCCATTTTCCTGGTGAAATTTAAAAGCTATTATGACATTGCTATCTTCaaacagaagctgaaaagaaGCAAGAAACATTAA